In Thermoproteota archaeon, one DNA window encodes the following:
- the hisG gene encoding ATP phosphoribosyltransferase, which produces MSVKFAIPKGSLEEATFALLQRSWTKVNRKNRTYRVYLDDPKITVKMLRPQEIPTMVSEGLYDVGITGKDWVGETKADVEQILDLEYGRIKLVIAFPDNYKYKNLDSMIADYAKKKKILRISSEYLMTASKFIKECKSYKKFFGNKDPLIVTPWVRLGTNKNVQIHLSFGATEAKPPEDVDAIMDVTETGTTLTQNNLKIVDQVLESTAHLIVNKQSLKDPKKREKIFDIVTLLRGAVHGKKYLHIYLNVEEKNLDKLLKEIPALKRPTISPLSDEGWFGVNTIILKSEYHKLIPKLRKIAQGLVVHEPRQILELEEIKRDEEN; this is translated from the coding sequence ATGTCAGTAAAATTTGCCATTCCAAAAGGAAGCTTAGAGGAAGCAACCTTTGCATTATTGCAAAGATCTTGGACTAAAGTAAATCGAAAAAATCGTACCTATAGGGTATACCTTGATGATCCAAAGATTACTGTGAAGATGCTTCGCCCTCAAGAAATTCCAACAATGGTTTCTGAAGGACTCTATGATGTAGGAATCACTGGTAAAGACTGGGTAGGGGAAACCAAAGCAGATGTAGAGCAAATTTTAGATTTAGAGTATGGAAGAATTAAGCTTGTAATTGCATTTCCAGATAATTACAAATACAAAAATCTTGATTCAATGATTGCTGATTATGCAAAAAAGAAAAAGATTCTAAGAATTTCATCAGAGTATCTTATGACTGCGTCAAAATTTATCAAAGAATGTAAATCATACAAGAAATTCTTTGGAAATAAGGATCCCTTAATTGTTACACCATGGGTCCGATTAGGAACAAACAAAAATGTTCAAATTCATTTATCATTTGGTGCAACAGAAGCAAAACCACCTGAAGATGTTGATGCAATAATGGATGTCACTGAAACCGGAACCACTCTAACACAGAATAATCTTAAGATTGTAGATCAAGTTCTAGAATCAACAGCACACTTGATTGTAAACAAACAATCACTAAAGGATCCAAAAAAACGTGAAAAGATATTTGATATTGTTACATTGTTGAGAGGAGCAGTACATGGCAAGAAATATTTGCATATCTATCTTAATGTAGAAGAGAAGAATCTAGACAAACTACTAAAGGAGATACCTGCCTTAAAGAGGCCAACAATTAGTCCACTTAGTGATGAAGGTTGGTTCGGAGTAAACACTATAATTCTAAAGTCAGAATATCACAAGTTAATTCCAAAACTACGTAAGATTGCACAGGG